From one Streptomyces sp. CA-210063 genomic stretch:
- a CDS encoding peptidoglycan-binding protein has protein sequence MSGSQGERGERGGPGEPGEQPPEVALAQMLRRWWEQAGKPPQVALARKVGVAQATLSRYLNPHRRPHAPVPVIELLHRHLEAPGEELERARELQAALKSASVPGGAPDPEKGLLARLVAWFRRATVWRVVAVASVVLLVGSGVWWAASRPDPVEPSPTGTSTPVPAVDWQLVQEGARGWRARTVQHLLVAQDHEVDVDGIFGPKTKAAVKAFQSEHGLTSDGKVGERTWPVLVRVDTRVDGDAVKAIQELLDRAGRPTDVTGRFTRATVANLSAFQEDHGLPVTGEADAATWRALMDAQPPDGGSPSP, from the coding sequence GTGAGCGGATCGCAGGGCGAGCGGGGCGAGCGGGGCGGGCCGGGGGAGCCGGGGGAGCAGCCGCCGGAGGTGGCTCTCGCGCAGATGCTCAGGCGGTGGTGGGAGCAGGCCGGGAAACCGCCCCAGGTGGCGCTGGCGCGGAAGGTGGGGGTCGCCCAGGCCACCCTGTCCCGGTATCTGAATCCCCATCGTCGCCCCCATGCGCCCGTACCGGTGATCGAGCTGCTGCACAGGCACTTGGAGGCGCCGGGCGAGGAGCTGGAGCGGGCCCGAGAGCTGCAGGCCGCGTTGAAGAGCGCATCTGTCCCCGGGGGCGCCCCGGACCCCGAAAAGGGCCTGCTCGCTCGTCTCGTCGCCTGGTTCCGGCGGGCTACCGTGTGGCGGGTCGTCGCGGTGGCGTCCGTGGTTCTTCTCGTGGGCTCGGGTGTGTGGTGGGCGGCTTCGCGCCCCGATCCGGTCGAACCGTCGCCCACGGGAACGTCGACGCCGGTCCCCGCGGTGGATTGGCAGCTGGTCCAGGAGGGTGCCCGGGGCTGGAGGGCCCGGACCGTGCAGCACTTGCTTGTCGCTCAGGACCACGAAGTGGACGTCGACGGGATATTCGGGCCGAAGACCAAGGCCGCCGTCAAGGCGTTCCAGAGCGAGCACGGCCTGACCTCCGACGGCAAGGTCGGCGAGAGGACCTGGCCGGTGCTGGTACGGGTCGACACCCGTGTCGACGGTGACGCGGTCAAGGCGATCCAGGAACTGCTCGACCGCGCCGGGCGGCCCACGGACGTCACCGGCAGGTTCACCAGAGCGACAGTGGCGAACCTCTCCGCCTTCCAGGAAGACCACGGGTTGCCGGTGACCGGCGAGGCCGACGCGGCGACCTGGCGCGCCTTGATGGACGCCCAGCCGCCGGACGGTGGCTCCCCGTCGCCCTGA
- a CDS encoding extracellular solute-binding protein, producing MTRRFKMLVLLVALLMVSAGGLVAVWTQRDDEPVTILGPWTDDQGEQFENVLRGFGIPFEYQGTAAQREVLLSKVQSGEPPDIAIMPGVGELAEYAAQKRLKSLDGLYAEEEYGSPWKSQSTPSHDTYWVPVKADLKSIVWYREGDRPANSPAKLRSWCIGMGDDGASGWPGSDWIEDLVLQREGPDTYGKWALGAGEVTWTGAPVRTAWEAWAGLLRQDKEAAGRALLTDHRGDPDAYGLLFDGPDGCALEHQGSFARSFYRDERQRADLMDSAPLLPGGPYRVRAHEVTGDFAALFSDRPQARDLIERLASREGQQKWADSADVFSANRRVRPQGGAAEREIAERLTGTGPRCLDASDVMAPAVRDAFYEAVLLTIARAAAGEDLDLPGLLTDVQKVQDAQPPRDTAPQTVCSTG from the coding sequence GTGACCCGCCGGTTCAAGATGCTGGTGCTGCTCGTGGCGCTGCTGATGGTCTCCGCCGGCGGCCTGGTGGCGGTCTGGACGCAGCGGGACGACGAGCCGGTGACCATCCTCGGGCCGTGGACCGACGACCAGGGCGAGCAGTTCGAGAACGTGCTGCGGGGCTTCGGCATCCCCTTCGAGTACCAGGGCACCGCCGCCCAGCGCGAGGTGCTGCTGTCCAAGGTGCAGTCGGGGGAGCCCCCGGACATCGCGATCATGCCGGGCGTCGGTGAACTCGCCGAGTACGCCGCCCAGAAGCGCCTCAAATCCCTGGACGGCCTCTACGCGGAGGAGGAGTACGGCTCCCCCTGGAAGTCGCAGAGCACGCCCTCGCACGACACGTACTGGGTCCCGGTCAAGGCGGACCTGAAGAGCATCGTCTGGTACCGCGAGGGCGACAGGCCCGCGAACTCACCAGCGAAGCTGAGGAGTTGGTGTATCGGCATGGGGGACGACGGCGCCTCCGGCTGGCCGGGCAGCGACTGGATCGAGGACCTCGTACTGCAACGCGAGGGCCCCGACACCTACGGGAAGTGGGCGCTGGGCGCGGGCGAGGTCACGTGGACCGGGGCGCCGGTGCGCACCGCGTGGGAGGCATGGGCCGGTCTGCTCCGGCAGGACAAGGAGGCGGCCGGGCGCGCCCTGCTCACCGATCACCGCGGTGACCCCGACGCGTACGGGCTGCTGTTCGACGGCCCGGACGGGTGTGCCCTGGAGCACCAGGGCTCCTTCGCCCGCTCCTTCTACCGGGACGAGCGGCAGCGGGCGGACCTGATGGACTCCGCCCCCCTGCTGCCCGGCGGCCCCTACCGGGTCCGGGCCCACGAGGTGACCGGCGACTTCGCCGCGCTGTTCAGCGACCGCCCGCAGGCCCGTGACCTGATCGAACGGCTGGCCTCCCGGGAGGGCCAGCAGAAGTGGGCCGACTCCGCGGACGTCTTCTCGGCGAATCGCCGGGTGCGGCCACAGGGCGGCGCGGCCGAGCGCGAGATCGCCGAACGGCTCACCGGCACGGGCCCCCGCTGCCTCGACGCCTCCGACGTCATGGCCCCCGCCGTACGCGACGCCTTCTACGAGGCCGTCCTGCTGACCATCGCGAGGGCCGCCGCCGGGGAGGACCTCGACCTGCCGGGACTCCTCACCGACGTACAGAAGGTGCAGGACGCGCAACCGCCCAGGGATACGGCACCGCAGACGGTGTGCAGTACGGGGTGA
- a CDS encoding vWA domain-containing protein encodes MSSRMSGPTRPARPDIRLNVDLGGDLRPHRSAKIEAHLRVDVTAGGPPAELPAIELAVIIAVDVAEPLRAAVRHALPAALRALPDGISFTVLGGGPEPVRCYPGGDAEWAVADRTEKRRAAFAAGALPLHRDGPRPAGYAAWAARSRALLAARPLSVRHLLLITDGSSAPGETRLEEELDACAGHFTCDVLAVGADWPPDPLLTLAERLHGTAEFVDDGLGRAITAAVRRLRRVHTPQLPIEVTVRPSVRQVALNEKAPRPHRLGGLPQPGRPHRWSFPTYQWEQGRRDYLLTLVADADADPLETPLQFAMVSIGDVHASVIARWHRPEQPPPDVPAGGGSVTEATTVMRDALRRGLVALREGQRAAAETYLGQAARLAVHFGLDWVLDEIRAVADIEDAAAGRVRLRPAVEADTLGSMILRAGSRPLPLTDTAGPLPGPRCAHCATRAGSEARYCIACGEKLL; translated from the coding sequence ATGAGCAGCCGCATGAGTGGCCCCACCCGGCCGGCGCGGCCGGACATCCGGCTGAACGTCGACCTCGGCGGTGATCTGCGTCCGCATCGGAGCGCGAAGATCGAGGCGCACCTGCGGGTCGACGTGACCGCCGGAGGCCCTCCCGCCGAACTGCCCGCGATCGAACTCGCCGTGATCATCGCGGTGGACGTCGCCGAGCCCCTTCGGGCCGCCGTCCGGCACGCCCTGCCCGCCGCCCTGCGTGCCCTGCCCGACGGCATCTCCTTCACCGTGCTCGGCGGCGGCCCCGAACCCGTCCGGTGCTATCCGGGAGGCGACGCCGAGTGGGCCGTCGCCGACCGGACCGAGAAGCGCCGGGCCGCCTTCGCCGCGGGCGCGCTCCCGCTGCACCGGGACGGTCCACGCCCCGCCGGGTACGCCGCCTGGGCGGCCCGATCACGCGCCCTGCTCGCCGCCCGCCCGCTGTCCGTACGCCATCTGCTGCTGATCACCGACGGCAGCAGCGCCCCCGGCGAGACCCGTCTCGAGGAGGAACTGGACGCCTGCGCCGGGCACTTCACCTGCGATGTGCTCGCCGTCGGCGCCGACTGGCCCCCCGACCCCCTGCTGACCCTCGCCGAACGGCTGCACGGCACCGCCGAGTTCGTGGACGACGGCCTCGGCCGGGCGATCACCGCCGCCGTCCGGCGGCTGCGCCGGGTGCACACGCCCCAACTGCCGATCGAGGTGACCGTGCGGCCCTCGGTGCGCCAGGTCGCGCTGAACGAGAAGGCGCCCCGGCCGCACCGCCTCGGCGGGCTGCCCCAGCCCGGCCGGCCGCACCGCTGGAGCTTTCCGACCTACCAGTGGGAGCAGGGCAGACGCGACTACCTGCTCACCCTCGTCGCGGACGCCGACGCCGACCCGCTGGAGACCCCACTGCAGTTCGCCATGGTCTCCATAGGCGATGTCCACGCGTCCGTCATCGCCCGCTGGCACCGCCCCGAGCAGCCGCCGCCCGACGTTCCGGCGGGCGGCGGCAGCGTGACCGAGGCGACCACCGTGATGCGGGACGCTTTACGCCGGGGACTCGTCGCGCTCCGGGAGGGCCAACGGGCCGCCGCCGAGACCTACTTGGGGCAGGCCGCACGCCTGGCGGTGCACTTCGGCCTGGACTGGGTGCTGGACGAGATCCGCGCGGTCGCCGACATCGAGGACGCGGCCGCGGGCCGGGTCAGGCTGCGCCCCGCCGTCGAGGCCGACACGCTCGGCTCGATGATCCTGCGCGCCGGCTCCCGCCCCTTGCCCCTGACGGACACCGCCGGTCCGCTGCCGGGCCCGCGCTGCGCCCACTGCGCCACCCGGGCCGGGAGCGAGGCCCGTTACTGCATCGCCTGCGGGGAGAAGCTGCTTTGA
- a CDS encoding tetratricopeptide repeat protein, with amino-acid sequence MRHAARPGQQKDDERTTTCPHRRFTGAPCGGTVLPTGHCAECGRAKDGPRLPALPENPRDLGPGELLALPERAPRPAPERLIHPEAPLRVRMVCSSAECGIVFAPPYTVGPVQVEGHCPACGEPYSYRPELAQGDVLRDQYRIMGPIAHGGQGWVYLAEDTHLGDVVAVKGMLNRYEQDGARLADVERRNLVAIRHPRIVQIRDFVARRDGTGRVTGGYIVMDDVGDGTLDKVVQETRRGESVLDIEHVAAYGCQILEAFVHLHAGGERVFVYGDMKPSNVVHHGDGVKVIDLGGMREQGQSQPPAHVTPDYMAPETGSSPVPTVAHDLHTVGVTLRELAGWAVDEVPGLGTASFRGVVDRATRGDPGLRFADAREMAGQLRGALREIRALRGKSDPPEPSDYFWPSPQLLGARLGTVPGIEHWLDRPRRDRYEPPTAPALDLGTPTPTEIARCLPVPRRYPGDPQTTRFEVSSGYDPDRLLGQEDEKPPSVEIRLHNVRVLLGRNTREDLERAQEELDTADSIPGPSAVRRWRLEWHRALVALRRAGLDDDPRRVAEAKTHFTRVRLELPGEYAPKLALAHCGEQLGDDTAGPTAKELYEAVFARNPAHGGAALGLARLALRAGDRRAALDVLGRVRPGTLDHTVARIASLRIRAARLPGHGDPLPAPAEVDAAVAELRGLVRREPGAGEPSLSEDEALRLSTELYEWKLDALYSRNDRPGPEAGHGGRLDARGLRRLSAQERELRTRIESHYRQLAARHGESAAAHEHLVDLSHAVRPQTVI; translated from the coding sequence ATGAGGCACGCCGCCCGGCCCGGGCAGCAGAAGGACGACGAGAGGACGACGACCTGCCCGCACCGCCGCTTCACCGGCGCCCCCTGCGGCGGCACCGTGCTGCCCACCGGCCACTGCGCCGAATGCGGCCGCGCGAAGGACGGACCCCGGCTGCCCGCACTGCCCGAGAACCCCCGCGACCTCGGCCCCGGCGAACTCCTCGCGCTGCCCGAGCGCGCGCCGCGCCCCGCGCCGGAACGCCTCATCCATCCCGAGGCGCCGCTGCGCGTCCGCATGGTCTGCTCCTCCGCCGAGTGCGGCATCGTCTTCGCGCCGCCCTACACCGTGGGCCCGGTGCAGGTCGAGGGGCACTGCCCGGCCTGCGGCGAGCCCTACTCGTACCGGCCCGAACTCGCCCAGGGCGATGTGCTGCGCGACCAGTACCGGATCATGGGACCCATCGCCCACGGCGGCCAGGGCTGGGTCTATCTCGCCGAGGACACCCATCTCGGTGACGTGGTCGCCGTCAAGGGCATGCTCAACCGCTACGAGCAGGACGGGGCCCGGCTCGCCGACGTCGAACGCCGCAACCTCGTCGCCATCCGCCACCCCCGCATCGTCCAGATCCGCGACTTCGTCGCCCGGCGCGACGGCACCGGCCGGGTCACCGGCGGCTACATCGTCATGGACGACGTCGGTGACGGCACCCTCGACAAGGTCGTCCAGGAGACCCGGCGCGGAGAGTCGGTCCTCGACATCGAGCATGTCGCCGCGTACGGCTGCCAGATCCTCGAAGCCTTCGTCCATCTGCACGCCGGCGGCGAACGGGTCTTCGTGTACGGGGACATGAAGCCCTCGAACGTCGTGCACCACGGGGACGGCGTCAAGGTCATCGATCTCGGCGGCATGCGCGAACAGGGGCAGAGCCAGCCGCCCGCCCATGTCACGCCCGACTACATGGCACCCGAGACGGGGTCCTCGCCCGTACCCACCGTCGCCCACGACCTGCACACCGTCGGCGTCACCCTGCGGGAACTCGCCGGCTGGGCCGTCGACGAGGTACCCGGCCTCGGCACCGCCTCCTTCCGGGGAGTCGTCGACCGCGCCACCCGGGGCGACCCGGGCCTGCGCTTCGCCGATGCCCGCGAGATGGCGGGCCAACTGCGGGGCGCCCTGCGGGAGATCCGCGCCCTGCGCGGCAAGAGCGACCCGCCCGAGCCCTCCGACTACTTCTGGCCCTCCCCGCAACTGCTCGGCGCCCGGCTCGGCACGGTGCCGGGCATCGAGCACTGGCTGGACCGCCCCCGCCGCGACCGGTACGAGCCGCCCACGGCCCCCGCCCTCGACCTCGGCACCCCCACTCCCACCGAGATCGCCCGCTGTCTGCCGGTGCCGAGGCGTTACCCGGGCGATCCGCAGACCACGCGGTTCGAGGTGAGCAGCGGCTACGACCCGGACCGGCTCCTCGGCCAGGAGGACGAGAAGCCGCCCTCGGTGGAGATCCGGCTGCACAACGTGCGCGTCCTGCTGGGCCGGAACACCCGGGAGGACCTGGAGCGGGCCCAGGAGGAACTCGACACCGCCGACTCCATACCCGGGCCGTCCGCCGTGCGCCGGTGGCGGCTGGAGTGGCACCGCGCCCTGGTCGCGCTGCGCCGCGCCGGCCTCGACGACGACCCGCGGCGGGTCGCCGAGGCCAAGACCCACTTCACCAGGGTCCGCCTCGAACTGCCCGGCGAGTACGCGCCCAAACTGGCCCTCGCCCACTGCGGGGAGCAGCTCGGCGACGACACGGCCGGGCCCACCGCCAAGGAGCTGTACGAGGCCGTGTTCGCCCGCAATCCCGCGCACGGCGGCGCCGCCCTGGGCCTCGCCCGGCTCGCGCTGCGCGCGGGCGACCGCCGGGCCGCCCTCGACGTCCTCGGCCGGGTCCGCCCCGGCACCCTGGACCACACCGTCGCCCGCATCGCCTCCTTACGCATCCGCGCGGCCCGGCTGCCCGGACACGGCGATCCGCTGCCCGCCCCCGCCGAGGTCGACGCGGCCGTGGCCGAACTGCGCGGCCTCGTACGCCGGGAACCGGGCGCCGGCGAGCCCAGCCTGTCCGAGGACGAGGCGCTGCGCCTGAGCACCGAACTGTACGAATGGAAACTGGACGCGCTGTACAGCCGCAATGACCGGCCGGGGCCCGAGGCAGGGCACGGCGGACGGCTCGACGCCCGCGGTCTGAGACGCCTCAGCGCGCAGGAGCGGGAGCTGCGGACCCGGATCGAATCCCACTACCGGCAACTGGCCGCCCGCCACGGGGAGTCGGCCGCCGCCCACGAACACCTCGTGGACCTTTCGCACGCGGTACGGCCACAGACCGTGATCTGA
- a CDS encoding S1 family peptidase, with amino-acid sequence MGELRADWRLRLRREGAHGPICGAGVLVDQHTALTCAHVVRSPDAVMWLEFAENSDLAPVAARVRPGGWLPEAEGGGGAGGGEDVAVLRLESPRPQARPAPLEPRLWSGTEVHATGYAEGFDDGMTLWGRISGASGERVQLDAVTKAEVVRAGFSGAAVCTRPHEGRPARVVGLVVSWRGDMGEVLPENNRLAFSYLIPVERIAELSPLIKELSSPYAWDHDFEERVNRWFEDPDAEPVKITVVPPGSGKDRSLRHLPHRADLVYRGGGSSRPDLADHALSHIAFPPGQYLAYWDWLLGTRPRPAQAPALAPADRITVLVDGLDEEPEPGPLIGLLARLRLFGFRLLLVFRHEGGTGWTAARDELLLPALLGHADLLLARLDRAEFSRAVRLGVVDSASLGSVTETADRRRAERRLLDDLTDPHQRLARLRELIRTLRADLRSTGGRP; translated from the coding sequence ATGGGGGAATTGCGTGCGGACTGGAGACTCCGGCTGCGGCGCGAGGGCGCGCACGGCCCCATCTGCGGCGCCGGCGTGCTCGTCGACCAGCACACGGCGCTGACCTGCGCCCATGTGGTGCGCAGCCCGGACGCCGTGATGTGGCTGGAGTTCGCCGAGAACAGCGACCTCGCACCGGTGGCCGCACGCGTCCGGCCCGGCGGCTGGCTGCCCGAGGCCGAGGGCGGCGGAGGTGCCGGGGGCGGTGAGGACGTCGCCGTACTGCGCCTGGAGAGCCCGCGCCCGCAGGCGCGCCCGGCCCCGCTGGAACCCAGGCTGTGGAGCGGCACGGAAGTGCACGCGACCGGCTACGCGGAGGGCTTCGACGACGGCATGACCCTGTGGGGCCGTATCAGCGGGGCCAGTGGCGAGCGGGTGCAACTCGACGCCGTCACCAAGGCCGAGGTGGTGCGCGCCGGCTTCAGCGGCGCCGCCGTCTGCACCCGGCCCCACGAAGGACGCCCCGCCCGCGTGGTCGGCCTCGTCGTGAGCTGGCGCGGCGACATGGGCGAGGTGCTGCCCGAGAACAACCGGCTCGCCTTCTCGTATCTGATCCCCGTCGAGCGCATCGCCGAACTCTCGCCGCTCATCAAGGAGTTGAGCAGCCCGTACGCCTGGGACCACGACTTCGAGGAGCGGGTGAACCGGTGGTTCGAGGACCCCGACGCGGAGCCGGTGAAGATCACCGTGGTGCCCCCGGGGAGCGGCAAGGACCGCTCGCTGCGCCATCTGCCGCACCGCGCCGACCTCGTCTACCGCGGCGGAGGCTCCAGCAGACCGGACCTCGCCGACCACGCCCTGAGCCACATCGCGTTCCCGCCCGGCCAGTACCTGGCGTACTGGGACTGGCTGCTCGGCACCAGGCCACGGCCCGCGCAGGCACCCGCCCTCGCGCCCGCCGACCGGATCACGGTCCTCGTCGACGGCCTCGACGAGGAGCCCGAGCCGGGACCTCTGATCGGACTTCTCGCCCGATTACGGTTGTTCGGCTTCCGGTTGCTGCTCGTCTTCCGGCACGAGGGCGGCACCGGCTGGACCGCGGCCCGCGACGAACTCCTGCTGCCCGCGCTCCTCGGCCACGCGGACCTGCTGCTCGCCCGGCTGGACCGCGCGGAGTTCAGCCGCGCGGTCCGCCTCGGCGTCGTCGACAGCGCCTCCCTCGGCTCCGTGACCGAGACGGCCGACCGCCGCAGGGCCGAGCGCCGCCTGCTCGACGACCTGACGGACCCGCACCAGCGACTCGCCCGGCTGCGCGAGCTGATCAGAACCCTGCGCGCCGACCTGCGGAGCACCGGAGGCAGACCATGA
- a CDS encoding trypco2 family protein, giving the protein MGDTEPVGLAEAIGTVRAELARAQAEGAASDWRFSVEQVSLEFSVQFHRAGEGGAGLRLGVVEARLGGSVSHDATHRIQVDLKPLPRPDGHHHEVSREDTTAHHRPGHQPR; this is encoded by the coding sequence ATGGGCGACACCGAACCGGTCGGTCTCGCGGAGGCCATCGGCACGGTCCGCGCGGAGCTGGCACGGGCCCAGGCCGAAGGCGCGGCGAGCGACTGGCGGTTCAGTGTGGAGCAGGTCAGCCTGGAGTTCTCGGTGCAGTTCCACCGGGCCGGCGAAGGCGGCGCGGGTCTCCGCCTCGGTGTGGTCGAGGCCCGCCTCGGCGGCTCCGTGAGCCATGACGCCACCCACCGCATCCAGGTCGACCTCAAACCCCTCCCCCGCCCCGACGGCCACCACCACGAGGTGAGCCGCGAGGACACCACCGCCCACCACCGGCCGGGGCACCAGCCTCGCTAA
- a CDS encoding lipase family protein produces MTQNPPTAIDVPSPDGHDVRVIRYLPDTGGLWAVDTEAPSYRQLRPFNHPDGEQNIQALATGDMGAAYDDMGDGYGQTDGFPVYKDLSTRLTDIVEHPDPVAAHTMAVCSGYAYSGAETVSMIMARMGLEKNHCRLVSATVDAMFICSRAFLVQSADGKVVILCYRGTEPTNLANGLTDLDVEPERINYQFEDPCASVHAGFYRNVRATRHEVMEALGRAVAGRSVRKPWNGEPERMPGKLEALYITGHSLGGAMAAMMAAMLHNEKKYEAVADLLKGVYTFGQPMIGDPSFARACEDNKEFSRKIVRYIHGDDVIPHFPPVTAGPFMHFGREYRYRISHLRESVSGWLRYMGSSYQRQTGEWRETDVYTSQMSSFLGFALGASTFAARKSQILRALPVVYSLEDHLPAHYIGTLTPRGVSDEFGD; encoded by the coding sequence TTGACGCAGAATCCCCCGACCGCGATCGACGTGCCGTCCCCCGACGGGCATGACGTGCGGGTGATTCGATACCTGCCGGACACCGGCGGGCTGTGGGCCGTCGACACGGAGGCTCCGTCGTACCGGCAGCTCCGGCCGTTCAACCACCCTGACGGGGAACAGAACATCCAGGCCTTGGCAACCGGCGACATGGGCGCCGCGTACGACGACATGGGCGACGGGTATGGGCAGACCGACGGATTCCCGGTCTACAAAGACCTGTCGACGCGTCTGACGGACATCGTGGAGCATCCCGATCCGGTAGCCGCCCACACCATGGCCGTCTGTTCCGGCTACGCCTATTCAGGGGCGGAAACGGTCTCGATGATCATGGCGAGGATGGGGCTCGAGAAGAACCACTGCCGTCTGGTCTCGGCAACGGTCGACGCCATGTTCATCTGCTCCAGGGCGTTTTTGGTCCAGAGCGCCGACGGCAAGGTGGTCATCCTCTGCTACAGGGGGACCGAACCGACGAACCTGGCCAACGGCCTGACCGACCTCGATGTCGAACCGGAGAGGATCAACTACCAGTTCGAAGATCCCTGCGCCAGCGTGCACGCCGGCTTCTACCGCAATGTCCGGGCGACGCGCCATGAAGTCATGGAGGCGCTGGGACGCGCCGTGGCAGGGCGGTCGGTGCGCAAACCGTGGAACGGCGAACCCGAGAGGATGCCGGGGAAGCTCGAGGCGCTGTACATCACCGGGCACAGTCTCGGAGGGGCCATGGCCGCGATGATGGCCGCGATGCTGCACAACGAGAAGAAGTACGAGGCTGTCGCCGATCTCCTCAAGGGGGTGTACACGTTCGGTCAGCCCATGATCGGCGATCCGAGTTTCGCCAGGGCCTGCGAGGACAACAAGGAATTCAGCAGGAAGATCGTTCGTTACATTCACGGCGATGATGTCATTCCGCATTTTCCGCCGGTGACGGCAGGGCCGTTCATGCACTTCGGGCGGGAGTACCGATACCGGATCTCGCATCTCCGGGAGAGTGTGTCCGGCTGGTTGAGGTACATGGGATCCTCGTACCAGCGGCAGACGGGCGAGTGGCGCGAAACGGATGTCTACACGTCGCAGATGTCGAGCTTCCTCGGGTTCGCGCTCGGCGCGTCGACGTTCGCCGCGCGGAAATCCCAGATCCTGCGGGCTCTTCCTGTCGTGTACTCACTGGAGGACCACCTTCCCGCCCATTACATCGGGACCCTGACCCCTCGTGGTGTGTCGGACGAATTCGGCGATTAG